The following nucleotide sequence is from Phycisphaera sp..
AAGAACCTGTCGATGCGTGAGGCGGCCGCGATCCCGCTGGTTGGCATCACCGCGTACGAGGGGCTCCAACGCGCCGGGATCACGAAGGGCCAGAAGGTGCTGGTCCATGGCGGCTCGGGTGGCGTCGGCCACATCGCGTTGCAACTGGCCAGGCACTTCGGCGCCGACGTGTACTCCACCGGTGGCGGCGATGCCCAACTCGCGCTCATCGAAAAGCTCGGCGCCACGCCCATCAACTACAAGACCGAAACGGTCGAGCAATACGTCGTTAGGCACACCGGCGGCGCGGGCTTCGACGTCGTCTTCGATTCGGTGGGCGGGTCCAACCTGGCCAACTCGTTCGAGGCCGCCGCCCTCAACGGCCAGATCGCGACAACCGTCTCGATGTGCGAGCTTGATCTGACGCCGGCCCACTTCAAGGGCCTGTCGCTGCACGTGGTCTTCATGCTCATCCCGATGCTGCACGACTTCCGCCGAGAGGCCCATGGCGAGATCCTGCGCGAGTTGGCCAGCATCGCAGAGGCGGGCGGGATGACCCCGATGCTCGACGAGAAGAAGTTTTCGCTCCAGGAAGCGAGCGAGGCCCATGCCCGACTCGAAAGCGGCCAAGCGATGGGCAAGGTTGTGGTTGACCCCTGACAGGCCGCCCACATACTCGTGGGAAACAAACCGATCTCGCTACGAACGCGACACCCACAACATTTTCAGTTATTTTTGAAACAAATAGTGGACAAACCCCCGCCCACCAGCGATACTGAAGATATGGATCCCGTCCCCACACCCCCGGCCCCGCTCGAGCCAGAGGCCGCCATCCGCGAGGCCCAGGACGGCTTCATCGGCGCGTGGGGGCAGATGGCCGGGGCTTGGGGTATCAGCCGCACCATGGCCGAGGCCCACGCCCTGCTGTTCGTTACCGGGCAGGCCCTGAACACCGACGAGGTGATGGAACGCCTCCAGATCTCGCGCGGCAACGCGTCGATGTCGCTGCGGGCCCTGCTCGAGTGGGGGATCGTCAGCAAGGCCCACAAGCGTGGCGATCGCAAGGAGTACTTCCAGGCCGAGCAGGACGTGTGGGCCATGTTCCGCGCCATCGTGCGCGAGCGACTCAAGCGCGAAGTCGAGCCGCTCATTGCCCAGCTCCACGAGATCCGCGACCTCACCGGCGTCAAGCAGCAAGCAGCCAAGCAGAAGGGCAAGGCCAACATAGCCACCGACTTGGGCGACCACAACGCTCGACTTGACGAGCTCGTCGACTTCTTCGTTACCGTCGATCAACTCGGCCAGCGTTTCGCGAGCCCGCAGGGGCGCGGCCTGCGCGTGGCCGCCAAGATGCTGGCCAAGGTAACCTGATCTCGCAATGACCCAAGCATGACCACCGCGCACTCCAGCACGAGTTTCGAGCAACGCATCCGGCACGAGCCCGCGATACGCGCGGCGTGCCTGCGATTGTGCTGGTCGGTTGCTCCCGCCGCGCTGGGCCGCACGGGCCGGGTGCCTCTGGCCCTCGAACTCAATCTACGCAGCGGCGAGCCCCCGCGCGTCACACTCGATGGTGCCGGGTTCGCGCCTGCGTCCGAGTGGGCGCGAGATTGGAACGGCACGCTGGCGATCCGCCGCGTTGGGTCGGGCCAGGGCAAGGGGCTCCTGATCGTCGAAGCCGCACCGATCGCGGTCGCCGTGATTGATGCCGACAACGCCGATCGGCCGTTGCACGTAGCATGCGATCTGCCAAAGGCCCTGGGCCTGTCGGGCGGGCGCTACGAGATGGTGAGCGGTGGGCTTTCGGCCTAGCAGCCCAGGGCAAATTCCCTCTGGAAAGCCAGAAAATCGAAGAGTGTCAATTCACCATCGCCATCGAAGTCGGCGTGGTAGTCGCCAGCCAGAAAGAGGTTCTGGAAGGTCAAGAAATCAAAGACAGTGAGTTCGCCGTCCCCGTCGAGATCGACATCGCAGGACACCGCGCGCGACCAAAGCAGGGCCTCGGCACCGCTCGCCGTATAGCCGAAACCCGCAACGAAGATAGACCGCCCATCGCTCCACACCCCGCGTGCCTCGGAGTGTTCGAATCTTGATGGCAGGATTTCGTGCAAGTCTTCTACGCGGTCGATCCTCGAACGCCACAGCATCGCGCGAGATGTGACGCTGTCCCTGGCCATCCCAACCTGATACCGGCCCCACACGCCATAGGCGATCGAGTCCTCGGCCCAGGCCGGGTGGAGCGAGAGGAACGAGTCGGCTGTGCCACGCCACATTGCCGCCCGTAGTGTGCGAAAACCCGAGACCGCTACCACACCGACTTGCAGGTCGTCACCTACGGCGTTGATCCAGGATTGATCGAAGCCCACTGGGTGCAGGCTCGATAGCGACTCGGGTGTACCGCGCCAGAGTGCAGCGCGGGCGGCGTCTTCTTCGTATTGCACCCAGCCCGCTTGCACGGGCCCGTCGGCATCAGCGCCCGCGGCCCAGGCTTCTGACTCGACGGCCTCGGCAGGGTGTAACTCGGTCCACGACGCGGGTTCTCCCATCCAGAAGCCGGCGCGATCGCCCGAGGCGTACCTCGCAAAGCCGGCTTGCTGGCCCTCGTACACACTCATAGCTGCGGAGGCCAGAGCGCCGTCGGGATGCAGATTGACGTACATCGCGGGATCGCCATGCCACAACGCCGCGCGGAAGATATCAAAGCCCACGCCGCTCGCTGTTGTGCCGACACTCTGCCCGCCCTGCACATCCAAACATTGCGAGTCATCCCATCCGGCTGGATGGACCGATGCGAACATGTACGGAAAGCTGAACGCCCACGTCCCCGCAAGGACGTCGGCCGATTGCGCGTAGCCGGCGATGATTGGCCTGGGCCAGGGTCCGAATACGTCTTCGTCGATAGCGAACGCGCCCGACGAGGATTGGCCGGAAGGATGGAGCGGCTGGGCGGCCCACTGGCCCATGGCGTTCACGGCGATGAGAAACCACGCCGCGAGGGCGCACGCGTATGTTCGCATTTCCATGCCATTACCCCCATCTCAGGCCTTGCTTCTACTGAACTCTACGAGCGAGGAGCGATCGGGTTGCAAGCGCTTCAGCATCCCGCATCGAACAGATTCTGGAACTCCAGAAAATCGAAGATCGTCAGCGTGCCGTCGCCATCGAGGTCGGCCCTGAGATCCCCGCCGTCGAACAGGTTCTGGAAGGCCAGGAAGTCGAAGATGGTGAGCGCGCCGTCACCGTCGAGGTCGGCAACGCACGCGGGGCCGCCATGGGCGAGCACGAACGCGCGTGCCTCTCCGGAAGGATTCGTTCCGTTGCCCAGGATGATGCCGGCATCGTTGATATCCTGGGCGGTCGTCAGCATCCAGCCGTCGCCGGTGGCATCGACCATGCTCGAGAGCGCACGCGCGCCGTCGTCCTGAGTCCACAGGATCGCGCCAAGCCCCGAACTACCGACGGCCTGCCCACCGGCGTTGATACGGACCAACTGCGAGGTCATGCCCGGGCCGAGCGCCTCACCCGCGTCGATGGGATCGCCCGCGGCATCCCATACGGTCGCGCGAGTCACCGAGCCCGCGCGCGCGAAGCCGACGATGAGCCCCGAGGCGTTGCGGTCGTACGCGGCGTCGACACCGGTGAGCCCCGGTTCCAGGCGGTCCAGAAGCCGTGGTTCGCCGGCTGCCGGCCATTCGATGGCCCGCCACACGCCCTCGGCCTCGGGGTGGTGGCGTGACGTCCCAACCACGCGCCCTACGGCATCGATGCGCAGCACGGTCGCGGGCTGGCCCCAGGTCTCGAGCACACGCGGCGAGCCCGGTCCGAGCGGCCAGATGAGCGGCAGCAACGGCGACCCCACTTGCATGAGCACGTCGCCTGAGCCGTTGACGCTGACGGGCGTGACCGTGTTGCACGTGTCCGGGCCGATGGGCACGAGCCCGCCCGAGGTCGTCCACAAGAACGATCCGGGCGTGCCGCAATCACGGTCGCTCGTGCCCACGACCAGGCCGCTGGCGATGGAGACGGCTTCGCTCGTCAAGCCGCCATCGAGCGTGCCCAGCACCACCGGCTCGGCATCGAACGACGCCCACGAGACCGCCACAAGGCCGATGGCGAGCTGGCTCGACCCGACGATGCGGCCCTGCTCATCGATGCTCGTGGCGATGGTGGCCGTGCCGCCGGGTGGTGGCAGCAACTCGTGGACGGCGTACTGGGCGAGCGCGGCCGGGGAACCGACCGCGATGCCCACGGTGGCGATGAGGTGGCGTGCCATGCCGCAAAGATAGTCGGGAGGATCGGTTGGCACCCCCCGATTCGGGCGAAATGACGCAACCGATAACGCCAGAACTTACCTATCTTGGTGCCCATTTGCCATCCCCAACGAAAAGCCCGCCGTTCTGGCGGGCTTGAATCGAGTCCGGCGGTTTCGATCAGTGGCCGATGCCTATGCGCCCGCGGCCACCGGCTCGCCCGCCGGCTTGGTGCCGCTCTTCTGGGTCCGCACCCAGTCGCCGCTGAAGGCCTTGAGGGCGTCCTCGAGTTCGGCGTTGATCTCGTCGGTCAGCTTGCGCTGCTCGTTGATCTTGTCCCAGAGCGGCTTGTAGCTGGTCTGGAAGGCCTCCAGCAAATCCTTCTCGAACTGCCGCACGTCCTTGAGGGCCACCTCGTCGAGGTAGCCACGCGTGCCGGCGAACATCGAGATGACCTGGTCGACCACGTGGAAGGGTGTGAACTCGGGCTGCTTGAGCAGCTCGACCATGCGGGCACCGCGGTCGAGCTGGTTCTGCGTCGCCTTGTCGAGCTCGGTGCCGAGCTGGGCGAAGGCCTCGAGCTCGCGGTAGGCCGCAAGGTCGAGTCGCAGCGAGCCGGCGATCTTCTTCATCGCGCCGATCTGGGCGGCGCCACCCACGCGGCTCACCGAGATGCCCACGTTGATGGCCGGACGCACACCACTGAAGAACAGTTCCGGCTCGAGGTAGATCTGCCCATCGGTGATCGAGATCACGTTGGTGGGGATGTACGCCGACACGTCGCCTTCCTGCGTCTCGATGATCGGCAGGGCGGTCAGGCTGCCGCCGCCGTTCTCGTCGCTCAGCTTGGTGGCGCGCTCCAGCAGGCGGCTATGGAGGTAGAACACGTCGCCGGGGTAGGCCTCGCGGCCGGGCGGGCGGCGGAGAAGCAGCGACAACTGGCGATAGGCCACGGCCTGCTTGCTCAGGTCGTCGTAGACGAGCAAGGCGTGCTTGGGCTTGCCGTTGCCTTCTTTGCCCTGCCACATGAAGTACTCGCCCATCGCACAGCCCGAATATGGGGCCACGTACTGCATGGGAGCGGGGTCGCTGCTCGACGCGTTCACGACGATGGTGTAGTCCATCGCGCCGTGCTTGCGGAGCTTCTCGACCACGCTGGCGACGGTCGATTCCTTCTGACCAACCGCGACGTAGATGCACACGACGGCCTCGTCGGTGCCCCAGTACTGCTTCTGGTTGATGATCGCGTCGATGCACACCGCCGTCTTGCCGGTCTTGCGGTCGCCGATGACCAGCTCGCGCTGGCCACGCCCGACAGGAATCATCGCGTCGACGGCCTTGATGCCGAACTGCAGCGGCTCGCTCACCGGCTGGCGGTCGGCGATGCCCGGGGCGATGATGTCGACCTTGCGGTACTCGGCGGCCTCGATGGCGGGGCCATCATCAATCGGACGGCCCAAGGGATCGACCACGCGGCCCAGCAGGCTCTCGCCCACGGGCACCTCGAGCAGGCGGCTGGTGCTCTTGACCAGGTCGCCCTCCTTCACCAGCAGGTAATCGCCGTAGATGACGGCGCCCACGGTGTCCATCTCCAGGTTCATCACCTGGCCCATGACGGCGCCCTTCTCGGTCTGGAACTCGAGCAGCTCGCCGGCCATGGCGTTGGCCAGGCCGTAGACGCGGGCGATGCCGTCGCCGACCTCGACCACGCGGCCGACCTCGGAGACTTCGAGTTCGTTCGAGTACTGCTCGAGCTCGGTACGGATGACGCTGGCGATCTCGTCGGTTCGGATCTTCACGGCGGGCTGTCCCTTTAGTAAGGAGGCTCTCTGGCTTCTGGTTTTCTTGTCCCGGCCACCACCGCCGGGCATCCGCCCGGTTCGGTTGCCCGGACGGGTGCCAAGGGTAGCGGCGCTGGCCCCGATTGTCTCGGCCACTCCGTGGTGGGGTATGGGATCTGGGCAGGTGAAGGAAGGGGGTGTGGGGGTGAGCGACGCGCGGCCATCCCGATCTCGTGCCGGGCCGCCGGATGCCGTGTCCGGGCGGCCCGAGGTCATGCCAAGGGCCCCGGAACTCGTGTCCGGGCTTCCTGGCGTCGTGTCAGGGGCCCGGGATGCCGCAATCGGGCTGCCCGATGCCTTGTCAGGGTCCCCGGATGTCGTGTCCGGGCTGCCTGATGTCTTGTCCGGGTCCCCGGATGTCGTATCAGGCAACCCGGATGGAACATCCGGGGACCCATATCCGGACTTTGCCGGGTCGAAAACCGGCCCCGGAGGCCCATTTTCGCCCCCGTGGACTTTGTTCTGGTGTTTAGGGGCCTGGTTGGGAGCCGGGAAGACCCTCGCTCGAATCCGCGCGAGATCGTTTTGGGGCCGGGACCGTTCTGCGGTATCTTGCTATATAGAACTGGGCCGCTCTGGCCAGGCCAATCCACGGGAGACCACGCATGACCACCCGCCCTGCCACCATCCTCGCCGCTCTGGCCCTGCCCACCGCTGCCCTGGCCCAGTATGAGATCACGATCGATGTGGAGAACCCCACGCTCCTGCCGGGCGAGAGCACAACGGTGACGATGCTTGCCGGCTTCGATCCCAGCAAGTACGCCATCGCCGCGGTCATGACCGACTTCGTGGCCTCGACCGGCTCGGTCGGACTGAGCGACGCCGCTGTGGTCGCGCCCATGAATGGGCCTGGCACATCGGCCGGCGCCCCCTCGGCGACCGGGTACGACGGGATTCTGGCTGGCCAGACCAATTTCCATAGCACCTATGCCGATTCGACGAACCCGATACCGTTCTGGGAGGTGACGTACACCGCTCCGATGGAGGTCATGGCACCGTTTGACATCGATCTGTCGACGATGACAACGAAGTACGACGTGTATGTCGAGAGGTCGTCGTCTCTGTCCGAATCCCGCCTCGCCGAACTCACCGAAGGCTCGGCCACCATCCACGTCATCCCCGCCCCGGCCTCGGCGTCGCTGCTGGCGTTGGGCCTGCTCGCGATGCGCCGCCGCCGCTAGCCCTCGACGAACTCGAACACCTCGGCCAACGGCCTCCCAAGCTCGCGTGCGATCTTGAAGGCGACCTCGAGCGAGGGGGCGTACTTGCCGCCCTCGATGGCGTTGAGCGTCTGCCGGCTGACGCCGACGCGCGTGGCCAGGTCGCCCTGAGTCAGGCCACCCCCGGCGGCCGCGCGCAGCACGCGAATATGGTTGATGACACGACCATCTTGCGTACCCGCCATCACGCGCCCCGGCGGTAGCTGACCACCTGCAGCACGAGCTTGAGCATCTCGCTTGCGAACATCGACAGCAGCAGGCCGTTGGCCACCCACACGGCCTCCACGTCGAACGCCAGCGCGGTGATGGCGCAGAACACTCCCGCTCCCAGCACCCACGACGACCGGGCCTCGGCCTTCCACCCGATCAGCCGGTCGCGCTCGTCGGCGTCCTCGGGTGTGCCGAGCATCGCCGCCAGGACGTGGCCGGCGATCATCACCATGATCAACAGCACGACGGACACCGCAAACACCGCGATGTACGGCGGCATTTCCATCACCCCGCTGGCCAGCAGCCGCCCGGCCGTTGCGAAGTATCCGCCCAGCCCGAGCCCCAAGGCGACCAGTTGCACCCAGGCGCTGCGTTCCTCAAACGATGGCACCATGGCCGATCTCCTCTTGCGTTTGGTGTCAAGTGTTTTGGACATGAAGTCAAGTATATTTGACATCATCGACTTGTCAAGCAAACTTGACAAGTCGGTTGAAGATCAACGATCAGCCGCCGTGGGGGGCCTCCCTCGGCCTACAACCCGCCATGTCCCTGCTCGTGCTGGCCCTAGGTGTCGTGGCGTTGCTCGTGAGCCTGTTCGCCACGGGGCTCGCCACGCGGCTGGGCCGCCGGCTGAACGCCCTGGACGCCGCGGGTGTGGCCGGGCAGGTGAAGGCCGACGCTCGGCGGGTGCCCAACATCGGCGGCATCGGTGTGGTAGCCGGGCTGGTGGTGCCCATCGTCGGTGCCCTGGTGCTCGCCCCGATCATCGACGGCCCGCACCGCGAGGCGACCGATCCCTCGGCGGTGGTGCTCGACGCGATCATCCTGCTGGCCGCCATCGCGCTGCTGCACGTGCTGGGGCTCGTCGACGACCGCAAGCCCCTGGGACCGCTCATCAAGCTGGGCCTGATGGCGTTGCCCGCCGTCGCCATACCGCTGCTGACCGATTCGCGCTTGCTCACGCTGCTGGACGCCTATCCGGGTGGCGAGGCATTGAGCGTCGCCATCACCGCGCTATGGCTGCTGGCGATGACCAACGCGATGAACTTCCTGGACAACATGGATGGGCTGAGCGCGGGCGTGGCGGCCGTCGCCGGGGCGTTCCTGACCGCCGCGATGCTGCTGGCCGGCCAGTGGTTCGTCGCGGGCCTGAGCGCGTGCGTGGTGGGGGCGTGCCTGGGCTTCATGCCGCATAATTTCCCGAGGGCCCGCGTCTTCATGGGCGACGGCGGGTCGCTGGTGCTGGGGTTCGTGCTGGGCTTCCTGAGCGTGCGCGGCACGTACATGACCGAGGGCGGGTCGCAATGGTGGGGCGTACTGCTGCCGGTATTAGTTCTGGCCGTACCGTTGTACGACCTGACCACCGTCGTCGGCCTGCGCCTGAGCCAGGGCAAGAGCCCGCTGGTGGGCGACTTGCAGCATGTGAGCCACAGGCTCGCGGCTCGCGGGCTCGGCCGACGCGGCGCGGTGCTGGTGCTGTGGGCGTTCTCGATGATCGCCGGCGCGTCGGGCTTGCTGTTGCTGACCGTCAACGCCACGGGCGCGATCATCATCGGCGTGCAGGCGGTGGTGCTCATGGGCGTGCTTGGGGTGCTGGAGTTCTGGCCCAGGGGCAAGGCCCATGGCTAGCGCGACGCGCGCCAACGCGCTCACACACGGCCTGACCATCATCGTCGCCCTGCTCGCCTGCGTGCGCGCGATGCTGGCGTTCGATCCGATGCCCGGCTGGGGGCTCGACCCGTACTCGATCGCCGCCCCCGCGGGCGCTTTTGGCCCGCGCGAGGCGGCCATCATGGACGTGCTGACGCTGCTGCTGGGCGGCCTCGTGCTGCTACTCGCGCCGCCATCGAAGTGGAAGGCATGGGCCGGCTGGGCCGTTGCGTTGGTGCTGATCGCGCTCGTTGGGCTCGTGCATGGGTTGCCCGATGGCCCGCGGACGGCCGACCTCTCGCCCGCGCTGGCCTGGCTCGCGGCCCTCGCGGGCGCGGG
It contains:
- a CDS encoding helix-turn-helix transcriptional regulator, whose translation is MAGTQDGRVINHIRVLRAAAGGGLTQGDLATRVGVSRQTLNAIEGGKYAPSLEVAFKIARELGRPLAEVFEFVEG
- a CDS encoding undecaprenyl/decaprenyl-phosphate alpha-N-acetylglucosaminyl 1-phosphate transferase, yielding MSLLVLALGVVALLVSLFATGLATRLGRRLNALDAAGVAGQVKADARRVPNIGGIGVVAGLVVPIVGALVLAPIIDGPHREATDPSAVVLDAIILLAAIALLHVLGLVDDRKPLGPLIKLGLMALPAVAIPLLTDSRLLTLLDAYPGGEALSVAITALWLLAMTNAMNFLDNMDGLSAGVAAVAGAFLTAAMLLAGQWFVAGLSACVVGACLGFMPHNFPRARVFMGDGGSLVLGFVLGFLSVRGTYMTEGGSQWWGVLLPVLVLAVPLYDLTTVVGLRLSQGKSPLVGDLQHVSHRLAARGLGRRGAVLVLWAFSMIAGASGLLLLTVNATGAIIIGVQAVVLMGVLGVLEFWPRGKAHG
- a CDS encoding zinc-dependent alcohol dehydrogenase family protein; amino-acid sequence: MHAMLINNYGPDAKFEAGTAETPRPKPGQVLIKIAASSVNTVDTMIRKMGADLPFAPKTPAILGMDFAGTIEAMGEGVTGYDVGDEVYGCAGGLGDLPGTLAERIAADARLIAHKPKNLSMREAAAIPLVGITAYEGLQRAGITKGQKVLVHGGSGGVGHIALQLARHFGADVYSTGGGDAQLALIEKLGATPINYKTETVEQYVVRHTGGAGFDVVFDSVGGSNLANSFEAAALNGQIATTVSMCELDLTPAHFKGLSLHVVFMLIPMLHDFRREAHGEILRELASIAEAGGMTPMLDEKKFSLQEASEAHARLESGQAMGKVVVDP
- the atpA gene encoding F0F1 ATP synthase subunit alpha; amino-acid sequence: MRTELEQYSNELEVSEVGRVVEVGDGIARVYGLANAMAGELLEFQTEKGAVMGQVMNLEMDTVGAVIYGDYLLVKEGDLVKSTSRLLEVPVGESLLGRVVDPLGRPIDDGPAIEAAEYRKVDIIAPGIADRQPVSEPLQFGIKAVDAMIPVGRGQRELVIGDRKTGKTAVCIDAIINQKQYWGTDEAVVCIYVAVGQKESTVASVVEKLRKHGAMDYTIVVNASSSDPAPMQYVAPYSGCAMGEYFMWQGKEGNGKPKHALLVYDDLSKQAVAYRQLSLLLRRPPGREAYPGDVFYLHSRLLERATKLSDENGGGSLTALPIIETQEGDVSAYIPTNVISITDGQIYLEPELFFSGVRPAINVGISVSRVGGAAQIGAMKKIAGSLRLDLAAYRELEAFAQLGTELDKATQNQLDRGARMVELLKQPEFTPFHVVDQVISMFAGTRGYLDEVALKDVRQFEKDLLEAFQTSYKPLWDKINEQRKLTDEINAELEDALKAFSGDWVRTQKSGTKPAGEPVAAGA